Proteins encoded in a region of the Methanobrevibacter millerae genome:
- a CDS encoding V4R domain-containing protein, protein MGDEKPIQIFSNSENNIGVNVVKSPVKLTILEMLRDSEMEFDEIVSNTGKSKSTVSVHLKSLRELGIVSYKIHPEDNRKKIFYINSKYLGSVNLSEQKELEETQKDYLINNIINDDGDFTVLLFHTLRSMLIQEGINIDPVLQATGNQIGKSLFDLLYDDNLEIFLDNIAKFWKNKGLGRVSFEIGDIIKITSKDCFECELLPKTGKPACFLDTGIFEALFSEYFNSPVSVIEIQCYTMGDGKCVFEVEPLTLNTN, encoded by the coding sequence ATGGGTGATGAAAAACCAATTCAAATATTCTCCAATTCTGAAAACAATATAGGTGTTAATGTAGTTAAAAGTCCAGTAAAACTCACTATTTTGGAAATGTTAAGGGATAGTGAAATGGAATTTGATGAAATTGTCTCAAATACTGGTAAATCCAAATCTACTGTTTCTGTACACTTGAAAAGCTTAAGAGAATTGGGAATAGTGTCATATAAAATTCATCCTGAGGATAATAGAAAAAAGATTTTTTACATTAATTCAAAATATTTGGGTTCCGTTAACTTATCTGAACAAAAAGAGCTTGAAGAAACCCAAAAAGATTACTTAATTAATAATATCATTAATGATGATGGTGATTTCACTGTCTTATTATTCCATACTTTAAGGTCAATGCTTATCCAGGAGGGAATAAATATAGATCCTGTCCTGCAGGCAACGGGTAATCAAATCGGCAAATCATTATTCGATTTATTATATGATGATAATCTGGAAATATTCTTGGACAATATTGCTAAATTTTGGAAAAACAAGGGTTTGGGAAGGGTCTCATTTGAAATAGGTGATATAATAAAAATCACTTCTAAAGACTGTTTTGAATGTGAACTGTTGCCAAAAACAGGAAAACCTGCATGCTTTTTAGATACTGGTATCTTTGAAGCATTGTTTTCTGAATACTTCAATTCACCTGTAAGCGTAATTGAAATTCAATGTTATACTATGGGTGATGGCAAATGTGTTTTTGAAGTTGAACCATTAACTCTCAATACGAATTAA
- a CDS encoding FprA family A-type flavoprotein, with product MKANAQKIAEGVYWIGVLDWDLRSYHGYTLDGTTYNAYIVFGEDKAAIIDNAYPGKTAEMMARIDDAFAQEGRDVKVDYIIQNHVEKDHSGVLYDLHKRFPEAPIYCTEIAVKGLLKHYPKLEGAEFITVGTGDTLDVGGRTLAFLDAFLLHWPDSMFTLLADDTGILFPNDAFGQHLCYTKRFSDEIPEYVLMDAAQKFYANLITPLSKLVLKKLNEVVELGLLDQIKVIAPSHGQIWTDPMQIIGAYQNWATGVCEDKITIIYDTMHYSTQTMAHEIAEGAISEGYDVEIFFLHEDERSEIVKSILTSKGVAIGDPTINDVPYPSIGDIMYYLKGLLFNRTGIERKAVTFGSMGGRGGAPAKLAEELGNCGFDIVDTQEIYFIPTEDENEASYELGKKLAQACKEL from the coding sequence ATGAAAGCTAACGCTCAAAAAATAGCCGAAGGAGTATACTGGATTGGTGTTCTTGACTGGGATTTAAGAAGCTACCACGGATACACCTTAGATGGAACCACTTACAATGCATACATTGTATTTGGAGAAGACAAAGCAGCAATCATTGATAATGCTTACCCTGGAAAAACCGCTGAAATGATGGCACGTATCGATGATGCATTCGCACAAGAAGGAAGAGATGTAAAAGTTGACTACATCATCCAAAACCACGTTGAAAAAGACCACTCCGGTGTTTTATATGACTTACACAAAAGATTCCCTGAAGCACCAATCTACTGTACAGAAATTGCAGTAAAAGGACTTTTAAAACACTACCCTAAATTAGAAGGTGCAGAATTCATTACTGTTGGAACCGGCGACACATTAGATGTTGGTGGAAGAACCTTAGCATTTTTAGATGCTTTCTTGCTCCACTGGCCGGACAGCATGTTTACCTTACTTGCTGATGACACTGGAATTTTATTCCCTAACGACGCATTCGGTCAACACTTATGTTACACCAAAAGATTCAGTGACGAAATCCCTGAATACGTATTAATGGATGCTGCTCAAAAATTCTACGCAAACTTAATTACCCCACTTTCAAAATTAGTACTTAAAAAATTAAATGAAGTTGTAGAATTAGGATTACTCGATCAAATCAAAGTAATTGCACCATCCCACGGTCAAATCTGGACTGACCCAATGCAAATTATCGGAGCATACCAAAACTGGGCAACTGGTGTATGTGAAGACAAAATCACAATCATCTACGATACAATGCACTACTCAACCCAAACCATGGCTCACGAAATCGCTGAAGGTGCAATTTCCGAAGGATACGATGTTGAAATCTTCTTCTTACACGAAGATGAAAGATCAGAAATCGTTAAAAGTATCTTAACCAGTAAAGGAGTTGCAATCGGTGACCCTACAATCAACGATGTACCATACCCAAGTATCGGAGACATCATGTACTACTTAAAAGGTCTCTTATTCAACAGAACCGGTATTGAAAGAAAAGCTGTTACCTTTGGTTCCATGGGTGGAAGAGGAGGAGCTCCTGCTAAACTCGCTGAAGAATTAGGTAACTGTGGATTTGATATTGTAGACACTCAAGAAATTTACTTCATCCCAACCGAAGATGAAAACGAAGCAAGCTACGAATTAGGTAAAAAATTAGCACAAGCTTGTAAAGAATTATAA
- a CDS encoding ferritin family protein produces MVKYEHEIGITKGTPVEKFVAGNFEGETNEVGIYLAMSRQASRAGYGELAEVFKRLAWEEAEHAARFCEMNGIIKDDLKANIEWMMGGEKMANAEKREASEKAQEAGIETAADFFRESSKDEGRHYKILEGILERYF; encoded by the coding sequence ATGGTAAAATACGAACATGAAATTGGTATTACAAAAGGAACTCCTGTAGAAAAATTTGTTGCAGGAAACTTTGAAGGAGAAACTAACGAAGTAGGTATCTACTTAGCAATGTCCAGACAAGCTTCCAGAGCAGGTTACGGAGAATTAGCTGAAGTATTCAAAAGATTAGCATGGGAAGAAGCTGAACATGCTGCAAGATTCTGTGAAATGAACGGAATTATTAAAGATGACCTCAAAGCAAACATTGAATGGATGATGGGCGGAGAAAAAATGGCTAACGCTGAAAAAAGAGAAGCTTCTGAAAAAGCTCAAGAAGCTGGAATCGAAACCGCTGCTGATTTCTTCAGAGAAAGTTCCAAAGACGAAGGTCGTCACTACAAAATCTTAGAAGGTATTTTAGAAAGATACTTCTAA
- a CDS encoding site-2 protease family protein: protein MNGIYYYVIAFFVIWTVALIFNNRLSTHGFSIEFPVIMWRTDKLRGLISRIANISPRFWKYFMTVGIFVAFGAMIAMAWLLVSSLETISTTPSVSLVIPGVEMPGSSIYVPLGYGLIGLATVLIVHEFSHGILAVSEKINIKSIGLLLFAIIPGAFVEPDEEELKASSKLSQLRVYAAGSIANMSLAAIALVLFLVISSYAIPANFSENGIEINRVVSDSPASQYLKEGMVIESIDNHTVDNSDSYLNVVGSFKPGDNVTVGTNQGSYTITLDKNPNNESVGYFGIQAAKHYELNNNAFGSLPWIYFGLAELFQWMFVLNLGIGTFNLLPMKPLDGGKMLEILLSYKLPENQYKPLVNSISVIMAMIIVFSLVASFL from the coding sequence ATGAATGGGATTTATTATTATGTGATAGCTTTCTTTGTCATCTGGACGGTGGCTTTAATATTTAATAATAGATTATCCACTCATGGATTTTCAATTGAATTTCCAGTGATAATGTGGAGAACTGATAAGTTAAGAGGTCTTATCAGTCGTATTGCCAATATTTCTCCACGCTTCTGGAAGTATTTCATGACGGTCGGTATTTTTGTAGCTTTCGGTGCAATGATTGCAATGGCATGGCTTTTAGTATCGTCACTGGAAACTATTTCAACAACACCTTCCGTGTCTCTTGTGATTCCTGGAGTTGAAATGCCCGGTTCGTCAATCTATGTTCCTTTAGGATATGGTCTGATAGGACTTGCTACTGTTTTGATTGTTCATGAGTTTTCCCATGGAATTCTTGCAGTCAGTGAGAAAATAAACATCAAATCAATTGGTTTATTGTTGTTTGCCATAATTCCCGGTGCATTTGTAGAGCCTGATGAAGAGGAATTGAAAGCATCTTCAAAATTATCTCAGCTTAGGGTTTATGCTGCAGGTTCAATTGCAAACATGTCCCTTGCCGCAATTGCTTTGGTTTTGTTTTTGGTGATTTCATCATATGCAATTCCTGCCAATTTTTCTGAAAACGGTATAGAAATCAATCGTGTAGTAAGCGATTCTCCAGCTAGTCAATATTTAAAAGAAGGAATGGTAATCGAGTCAATAGACAACCATACTGTTGACAATTCAGATAGCTATTTGAATGTTGTCGGATCATTCAAGCCAGGGGATAATGTTACTGTCGGCACGAATCAGGGCTCGTATACGATAACGCTTGATAAAAATCCAAACAATGAATCCGTAGGTTACTTTGGTATTCAGGCAGCTAAGCATTATGAACTAAATAACAATGCATTTGGCTCATTACCTTGGATATACTTTGGATTAGCAGAATTATTCCAATGGATGTTTGTTTTAAACTTAGGAATAGGTACATTCAATTTGCTTCCAATGAAACCTTTGGACGGAGGAAAGATGCTTGAGATTTTACTCAGCTATAAACTTCCGGAAAATCAGTACAAGCCATTGGTAAATTCAATTTCTGTGATTATGGCAATGATTATTGTATTCAGTTTAGTGGCAAGTTTCCTTTAA
- the glp gene encoding gephyrin-like molybdotransferase Glp — protein MFLSKLESLGNALKLIDNHQKVMGTEEVPLFEAHKRVLAEDIMAYHNSPPFDKSAMDGFALKGENTFGASQSNPKTLRIVDAIGAGDFCDKTINEGEAIVIATGAPIPEGADAVLMKEYTTTDGDELTIYSQVTPGENVSPKAEDIRKGEKILSKDTFIRYQEMGLIASAGYDSVEVYRKPKIKLIITGNELVEPTKEEIDKAKIINSNKYAIKAMIEDAGALVSISHAGDTFDEVREEVLKATKDYDVIMTTGGTAISKGDVVLDVVDDLGEVLFHGVAIRPGKPFGAGVINDKMIFTFSGQPVAAMSQFDMFARKYLFKMQAREFDFHIVKREAQLKIPSQLGRTDFIRAFSDDTHARHILNRGSGIIRSMVEANSYIIIDENDEGYQKGDIVDVVFFDSLLW, from the coding sequence ATGTTTTTATCTAAATTGGAATCTTTAGGAAATGCTTTAAAGCTTATTGATAATCATCAAAAAGTCATGGGCACTGAAGAAGTTCCATTATTTGAAGCTCACAAAAGGGTTTTGGCTGAGGATATCATGGCATATCATAACTCACCTCCATTCGATAAGTCTGCAATGGATGGATTTGCACTTAAGGGAGAAAACACTTTTGGTGCATCACAATCCAATCCTAAAACTTTAAGGATAGTTGATGCTATAGGTGCAGGAGATTTCTGTGACAAAACTATTAATGAGGGGGAAGCTATTGTCATAGCTACAGGCGCACCCATTCCTGAAGGGGCGGATGCAGTATTGATGAAGGAATACACTACAACAGATGGGGATGAGTTAACTATCTATTCTCAGGTTACTCCTGGTGAAAACGTTTCTCCAAAAGCTGAAGACATCAGGAAAGGGGAGAAAATCCTATCCAAAGATACTTTTATCAGATATCAGGAGATGGGACTGATTGCTTCAGCAGGTTATGACAGCGTTGAAGTTTACAGAAAGCCGAAAATCAAGCTGATTATTACAGGTAATGAGCTTGTTGAACCTACAAAGGAAGAAATTGACAAGGCTAAAATCATCAATTCCAATAAATACGCCATAAAGGCAATGATTGAGGATGCCGGTGCTTTGGTAAGCATTTCACATGCTGGCGATACTTTTGATGAGGTTCGAGAAGAAGTCTTAAAGGCAACTAAAGACTATGATGTCATAATGACTACTGGTGGAACAGCTATCAGTAAAGGTGATGTTGTACTTGACGTTGTTGATGATTTGGGAGAAGTTCTATTCCATGGTGTTGCAATAAGACCGGGCAAGCCATTTGGTGCCGGTGTAATCAATGATAAGATGATATTTACATTTTCAGGTCAGCCTGTAGCTGCAATGTCTCAGTTTGATATGTTTGCACGTAAATATTTATTCAAGATGCAGGCAAGGGAATTTGATTTCCATATTGTAAAAAGGGAAGCCCAGTTAAAAATACCTTCTCAGCTTGGAAGAACTGATTTTATCCGTGCATTTTCAGATGATACTCATGCAAGGCATATCCTGAACAGAGGTTCAGGAATTATTCGCTCAATGGTAGAGGCGAACAGCTATATCATCATTGATGAAAATGATGAAGGATATCAGAAAGGCGATATAGTTGACGTTGTCTTTTTCGATTCACTACTTTGGTAG